One region of Thermococcus sp. genomic DNA includes:
- a CDS encoding proton-conducting transporter membrane subunit, which yields MNGLIPYLIIVPLFGAFSLPIVGLVGRKARELWAILVTAITLGVAAGLFNTVWKSGEILVYTLGAKSPLGNGVSFPIRIVWEVDLLSALFVLMVAFIAFVAVLYSSEYMGHDTGLEKYYALVLVLEVGMLGIAITGDLFNFYVFLEIMGIAGYALVAFRNDTWEGIEAGIKYMFVGSLASSFILLGIVLLYGQYGTLTMAYLAKMIAENPTFTAKVALGLLLGGLLFKSGAVPVHMWLADAHPAAPSSVSAMLSGLVIKIGGTYALARLAFSVFSAGVNARTIGWIIILFACATLIVGNAMAIIQTDMKRLFAFSSVGQIGYILLGTGIGLAAYGSDVGNIALAGAIYHTVNHAVIKALLFLVAGAVIHQLGTKNLNELSGIARKMPITSFAFLVGAAAIIGLPPLNGFASKWLIYESSALFNPLVAVIAVIGTAFSLAAYVKVLFTFLGRPSERVMNAREPGKAMLVPMLILVAVIVLMGLFPWFISDRIMIPAAKMLENAGTYISAVLGGA from the coding sequence ATGAACGGGCTGATACCATACCTCATCATAGTCCCGCTCTTCGGAGCATTCTCCCTGCCCATAGTTGGCCTCGTGGGAAGGAAGGCCAGGGAGCTGTGGGCAATACTCGTAACCGCCATCACCCTCGGCGTCGCGGCCGGTCTGTTCAACACGGTCTGGAAGAGCGGAGAGATACTGGTATACACCCTCGGAGCGAAGAGTCCCCTCGGAAACGGAGTCTCCTTCCCGATAAGGATAGTCTGGGAGGTAGATCTCCTCAGTGCGCTCTTCGTCCTGATGGTGGCGTTCATAGCATTCGTGGCCGTGCTCTACTCCAGCGAGTACATGGGGCACGACACGGGGCTTGAGAAGTACTACGCCCTGGTGCTCGTCCTTGAGGTCGGAATGCTCGGCATAGCCATAACCGGCGACCTCTTCAACTTCTACGTCTTCCTGGAGATAATGGGTATAGCCGGCTACGCCCTCGTCGCCTTCAGGAACGACACCTGGGAGGGCATCGAGGCGGGCATAAAGTACATGTTCGTCGGCTCTCTCGCCAGCTCGTTCATCCTCCTCGGAATAGTGCTGCTCTACGGCCAGTACGGAACGCTGACGATGGCCTACCTCGCGAAGATGATAGCCGAGAACCCGACGTTCACGGCAAAGGTTGCCCTCGGCCTGCTCCTCGGGGGGCTGCTCTTCAAGAGCGGCGCCGTCCCGGTGCACATGTGGCTCGCCGATGCACACCCGGCCGCCCCAAGCTCGGTCAGTGCGATGCTCTCCGGCCTCGTCATCAAGATAGGTGGAACCTACGCACTGGCCAGGCTTGCCTTCAGCGTCTTCAGCGCCGGAGTTAACGCCAGAACGATAGGCTGGATAATCATACTCTTCGCCTGCGCGACGCTCATAGTCGGAAACGCGATGGCCATAATCCAGACCGACATGAAGAGGCTCTTTGCCTTCTCCAGCGTCGGCCAGATCGGCTACATCCTCCTCGGCACAGGAATCGGCCTCGCCGCTTACGGAAGCGACGTTGGGAACATCGCCCTCGCCGGAGCGATATACCACACCGTCAACCACGCGGTCATCAAGGCCCTCCTCTTCCTGGTCGCCGGAGCGGTCATACACCAGCTGGGAACCAAGAACCTCAACGAGCTGAGCGGCATAGCGAGGAAGATGCCGATCACGAGCTTCGCCTTCCTTGTCGGCGCCGCGGCGATAATCGGCCTTCCGCCGCTCAACGGCTTTGCCAGCAAGTGGCTGATATACGAAAGCTCCGCACTCTTCAACCCGCTGGTGGCGGTTATAGCGGTGATAGGAACCGCGTTCAGTCTGGCGGCCTACGTGAAGGTTCTCTTCACCTTCCTGGGCAGGCCCAGCGAGAGGGTCATGAACGCCAGGGAGCCAGGAAAGGCCATGCTCGTTCCGATGCTCATCCTCGTGGCGGTAATAGTCCTCATGGGGCTCTTCCCGTGGTTCATCAGCGACAGGATCATGATACCAGCCGCAAAGATGCTCGAAAACGCTGGAACGTACATATCAGCCGTGCTGGGGGGTGCGTGA
- a CDS encoding hydrogenase, whose protein sequence is MFGYWDALYFVYVFIIGLLISYAIYKWAERSSTGTRRAGDGTKVFLSGEDQDKVIPQFEHFQGYVTGRHVMWGLIRGIHRMFLIFRREHTGLLSDYVSYLLVTTAIIVGALIVWG, encoded by the coding sequence ATGTTCGGCTACTGGGATGCACTCTACTTCGTTTACGTTTTCATCATAGGCCTGCTCATCTCGTACGCGATTTACAAGTGGGCCGAGCGCTCAAGCACTGGAACCAGAAGAGCCGGCGACGGAACCAAGGTGTTCCTCAGCGGTGAGGATCAGGACAAGGTCATCCCGCAGTTCGAGCACTTCCAGGGCTACGTCACCGGAAGGCACGTCATGTGGGGCCTCATAAGGGGAATCCACAGGATGTTCCTCATCTTCCGCAGGGAGCACACCGGACTGCTGAGCGACTACGTCAGCTACCTGCTCGTCACGACCGCGATAATTGTTGGAGCGCTGATAGTGTGGGGGTGA
- a CDS encoding NADH-quinone oxidoreductase subunit B family protein, with amino-acid sequence MAIKVHAHETHVSGSSPSERERLEKEISKLCRYIGRSPWVFHVNSGSCNGCDIEIIAALTPRYDAERFGVKLVGTPRHADVLLVTGPITDQSLERVKLVYEQTPDPKVVVAIGACPTGGSVFFESPFTNAPLDKHIPVDVFVPGCPPRPEAILYGVVLGLQKLIEKIEGGKK; translated from the coding sequence ATGGCCATTAAAGTTCACGCCCACGAAACTCATGTGAGTGGTTCCAGCCCTTCGGAGCGCGAGAGGCTGGAGAAGGAGATATCCAAGCTCTGCAGGTATATAGGCAGGTCACCCTGGGTGTTCCACGTGAACAGCGGCAGCTGCAACGGCTGCGACATTGAAATAATAGCCGCGTTAACGCCGAGGTACGACGCGGAGCGCTTCGGTGTGAAGCTCGTCGGAACGCCGAGGCACGCCGATGTCCTCCTCGTAACAGGCCCGATAACAGACCAGAGCCTTGAGAGGGTCAAGCTGGTCTACGAGCAGACTCCAGACCCCAAGGTCGTGGTGGCCATAGGCGCGTGCCCCACCGGCGGAAGCGTGTTCTTCGAGAGCCCTTTCACCAACGCGCCGCTGGACAAGCACATACCGGTGGACGTCTTCGTACCCGGCTGCCCGCCGAGGCCGGAAGCGATACTCTACGGCGTCGTACTCGGCCTGCAGAAGCTGATAGAGAAGATTGAGGGGGGTAAAAAATGA
- a CDS encoding NADH-quinone oxidoreductase subunit C: MNVDEFVKAFGERFPEAEIRVSENKMPHPKRRVWVEIDRKKFHDAMGFIKELDPRAQFSIIIGMDAGDKLLAKYHMELFWEEGESISLIIGTSVPKDDPKLPTVTDVFPSALPYERENQEFLGLFFEGIPDPRRLFLPDDFPEGIYPLRLDETGIKPEMVKNAGHPYKMKREGSK, translated from the coding sequence ATGAACGTTGACGAGTTCGTTAAAGCCTTTGGCGAGAGGTTTCCCGAGGCGGAGATACGGGTGAGCGAGAACAAGATGCCCCACCCGAAGAGGCGCGTCTGGGTCGAGATAGACAGGAAGAAGTTCCACGACGCCATGGGGTTCATCAAAGAGCTCGACCCCAGGGCACAGTTCTCCATCATAATCGGAATGGATGCCGGCGATAAACTGCTCGCCAAGTACCACATGGAGCTGTTCTGGGAGGAGGGCGAGAGCATATCGCTCATCATAGGGACGAGCGTTCCGAAGGACGACCCGAAGCTCCCAACGGTCACAGATGTGTTCCCGAGCGCACTGCCCTACGAGAGGGAGAACCAGGAGTTCCTCGGGCTGTTCTTCGAGGGAATCCCCGATCCAAGGAGGCTCTTCCTACCCGACGACTTCCCGGAGGGAATCTACCCGCTGAGGCTCGATGAGACCGGAATCAAGCCCGAGATGGTGAAGAACGCAGGCCACCCGTACAAGATGAAGAGGGAGGGCTCAAAATGA
- a CDS encoding nickel-dependent hydrogenase large subunit — protein MNGRLEYWVKIPIGPIHPALEEPEKFIITLDGERIINVDVKLGYNLRGLEWIAMRRNYIQILYLAERICGICSFSHNHTYSRAVEEMAGIQVPERAEYIRVIVGELERIHSHLLNLGVVGHAIGYDTVLHLSWLARERVMDILEAIGGNRVNYSINTIGGVRRDLEEKHIRAILDMIENYRNEVMPKIEEIFLYDPTVEARLRDAGVIPKRIAIEYSAQGPTARGSGVKKDVRYNEKLGVYPDLGVKPITPKEFTGVIKGDVFDRMVVRVGELWQSMELIERAIDQMPEGKIKAVPKDNALLFQLKKADGEGIGRYEAPRGELIHYVMGQKGKDVPAKWKMREPTFPNLFAIARALVGEQVADVPVAIASIDPCLSCTDRVAVIDANTGRKMVLTEKDLLRLSIEKTKELNPNVKARPEVVGVGCPRGGAP, from the coding sequence ATGAACGGAAGGCTTGAGTACTGGGTTAAGATACCCATCGGACCCATTCATCCGGCACTGGAGGAGCCCGAGAAGTTCATCATCACGCTCGACGGTGAGAGGATAATCAACGTCGACGTCAAGCTCGGCTACAACCTCAGGGGGCTCGAATGGATAGCCATGAGAAGGAACTACATCCAGATACTCTACCTGGCGGAGAGGATATGCGGCATCTGCTCCTTTTCCCACAACCACACCTACTCAAGGGCAGTTGAGGAAATGGCCGGCATCCAGGTTCCCGAGAGGGCCGAGTACATCCGCGTCATCGTCGGCGAGCTGGAAAGAATCCACTCCCACCTGCTCAACCTCGGTGTGGTTGGTCACGCCATAGGCTACGACACCGTTTTGCACCTCAGCTGGCTCGCTCGCGAGCGGGTCATGGACATCCTGGAGGCCATCGGTGGCAACAGGGTCAACTACTCCATCAACACCATCGGAGGAGTGAGGAGGGATCTCGAAGAGAAGCACATCAGGGCGATACTTGACATGATAGAGAACTACAGGAACGAGGTTATGCCGAAGATAGAGGAGATATTCCTCTACGACCCGACGGTCGAGGCAAGGCTCAGAGACGCCGGAGTTATTCCCAAGAGGATAGCCATCGAGTACAGCGCCCAGGGCCCAACAGCGAGGGGAAGCGGCGTGAAGAAGGACGTTCGCTACAACGAGAAGCTCGGCGTCTACCCCGACCTCGGCGTGAAGCCGATAACCCCCAAGGAGTTCACCGGTGTCATCAAGGGGGACGTCTTCGACAGGATGGTCGTCAGGGTCGGGGAGCTCTGGCAGAGCATGGAGCTGATTGAGAGGGCAATAGACCAGATGCCAGAGGGTAAGATAAAGGCCGTGCCGAAGGACAACGCACTCCTCTTCCAGCTCAAGAAAGCGGACGGAGAGGGCATCGGAAGGTACGAGGCCCCGAGGGGAGAGCTCATCCACTACGTCATGGGACAGAAGGGCAAGGACGTTCCGGCGAAGTGGAAGATGCGTGAGCCGACCTTCCCGAACCTGTTCGCGATAGCTAGGGCGCTGGTCGGCGAGCAGGTGGCGGACGTCCCAGTGGCGATAGCCTCGATAGACCCGTGCCTGAGCTGTACCGACAGGGTCGCGGTTATCGATGCGAACACGGGGAGGAAAATGGTTCTCACCGAGAAAGACCTCCTGAGACTCTCCATAGAGAAGACAAAGGAGCTGAACCCGAACGTTAAGGCGAGGCCCGAAGTTGTGGGCGTTGGCTGCCCAAGGGGTGGTGCACCATGA
- a CDS encoding respiratory chain complex I subunit 1 family protein: protein MNVLYATLGFIGIYVYVSSASLLWGGIDRKLVARMQRRVGPPLLQPFYDFLKLVGKESIIPRDANRFFELVPVMALATSIALLAYTPLGFEPLFGTKGDVILFIYLLTLIGFLRVIGAISSGSPYAQIGAQREIIVLVSREGPMMLALFTILWRLSELGVTKPFSMGTFYEHSIWELGTPLSLIGTFILLVVFLAWLASEIEVGYFDIPEAETELAEGPMAEYSGRHLALFELANAIKAFVSASLVVAIFFPWGISGYIGLGGIAGIIVDLLFHTLKVFAVLFVSMSVFRAITGRLRITQAVNLFWTRLLPASIVGALLLAIDALGVIA from the coding sequence ATGAACGTCCTCTACGCTACCCTCGGTTTCATAGGGATTTACGTTTACGTGTCCTCAGCTTCGCTGCTGTGGGGAGGTATAGACAGGAAGCTGGTAGCAAGGATGCAGCGCCGCGTTGGCCCTCCCCTGCTCCAGCCGTTCTACGACTTCCTCAAGCTGGTGGGCAAGGAGTCAATAATACCGAGAGACGCCAACAGGTTCTTCGAGCTGGTCCCTGTCATGGCGCTCGCGACATCAATAGCACTGCTCGCATACACTCCGCTCGGCTTTGAGCCCCTCTTCGGAACCAAAGGAGACGTGATACTCTTCATATACCTGCTGACCCTCATCGGCTTCCTCAGGGTAATCGGTGCGATCAGTTCGGGCTCGCCCTACGCCCAGATAGGTGCCCAGAGGGAGATAATAGTCCTCGTCTCCAGGGAAGGGCCAATGATGCTGGCACTCTTCACAATACTCTGGCGCCTCAGCGAGCTCGGAGTCACCAAACCATTCAGCATGGGCACCTTCTACGAGCACAGCATATGGGAGCTGGGCACCCCCCTCAGCCTCATCGGGACGTTCATACTGCTCGTGGTCTTCCTCGCCTGGCTGGCGAGCGAGATAGAGGTGGGATACTTCGACATCCCTGAGGCGGAGACCGAGCTCGCTGAAGGCCCCATGGCCGAGTACAGCGGAAGACACCTGGCCCTCTTCGAGCTTGCCAACGCCATAAAGGCCTTCGTCAGCGCGAGCCTCGTGGTGGCGATATTCTTCCCCTGGGGGATTTCCGGCTACATTGGGCTTGGCGGAATAGCGGGGATAATCGTTGACCTGCTCTTCCACACGCTCAAGGTCTTCGCGGTTCTCTTCGTGAGCATGAGCGTCTTCAGGGCAATAACGGGGAGGCTCAGGATAACCCAGGCGGTGAACCTGTTCTGGACGAGGCTCCTGCCGGCGAGCATAGTTGGGGCACTGCTACTCGCCATTGACGCACTGGGGGTGATAGCATGA
- a CDS encoding 4Fe-4S binding protein: protein MKVPPTLSTVLGNLLKKPATNPFPESEPVPTPEGFRGKLNYDVEKCVGCRLCVMVCPAGVIEYVPEVRKVTFWLGRCVFCQQCVDVCPVNALWMSDEFLLATTDKYDDNLRWLKEDEIEGLKKKMEEQKKAKEAAKKEGSK, encoded by the coding sequence ATGAAGGTTCCACCGACCCTCTCAACGGTGCTCGGCAACCTCCTCAAGAAGCCCGCCACCAACCCCTTCCCCGAGAGCGAGCCGGTTCCAACGCCGGAGGGCTTCAGGGGCAAACTCAACTACGACGTCGAGAAGTGCGTCGGCTGCAGGCTCTGCGTCATGGTCTGCCCCGCCGGGGTTATAGAGTACGTCCCGGAGGTCAGGAAGGTCACCTTCTGGCTCGGAAGGTGCGTCTTCTGCCAGCAGTGCGTGGACGTCTGCCCGGTCAACGCCCTCTGGATGAGCGACGAGTTCCTGCTGGCAACGACGGACAAGTACGACGACAACCTGCGCTGGCTCAAGGAGGACGAGATTGAAGGTCTCAAGAAGAAGATGGAGGAGCAGAAGAAGGCCAAGGAAGCCGCAAAGAAGGAAGGTTCCAAGTAG
- a CDS encoding Na+/H+ antiporter subunit E, with protein sequence MGFATPFLWSLIVYLLLTAGSGNVIAWSPGELVAGIVIAAIIGYATKDVMDEKLSYFFNPKRWLLFIVYAIGPFFFAMAKANLDVAYRVITGKIRPGIVKISPGLTRDESKTLLANSITLTPGTFTLEIDEEGNFYVHWINVPPGKEKPTPEELCGYLPKWARRIAE encoded by the coding sequence ATGGGGTTTGCCACACCGTTCCTGTGGTCCCTTATCGTCTATCTGCTCCTCACAGCGGGTTCCGGCAACGTCATCGCTTGGAGCCCGGGGGAGCTGGTTGCAGGGATTGTAATAGCGGCCATCATCGGCTACGCCACAAAGGACGTCATGGACGAAAAGCTGAGCTACTTCTTCAACCCGAAGAGGTGGCTGCTGTTCATAGTCTACGCCATAGGGCCGTTCTTCTTCGCCATGGCCAAGGCCAACCTTGATGTCGCCTACAGGGTCATAACGGGCAAGATACGGCCAGGAATAGTCAAAATATCCCCCGGCCTGACCAGAGACGAGAGCAAGACTCTCCTCGCCAACTCGATAACACTGACACCGGGAACCTTCACCCTGGAGATAGACGAGGAGGGCAACTTCTACGTCCACTGGATAAACGTTCCGCCCGGAAAGGAGAAGCCCACTCCGGAGGAGCTGTGTGGATATCTTCCAAAATGGGCAAGGAGGATTGCGGAATGA
- a CDS encoding cation:proton antiporter → MTVDGMFMWAMILLLFSAMLTLIRLLAGPTIPDRAVALDSMTTTTAGAMVLYGVITRQAVFIDVALVYAVLSYIATLYIARYLVRKRVGVIYETGGESQ, encoded by the coding sequence ATGACGGTCGATGGAATGTTCATGTGGGCCATGATACTGCTCCTGTTCTCAGCCATGCTGACACTTATAAGGCTCCTGGCGGGCCCAACGATTCCGGACAGGGCAGTGGCCCTCGATTCCATGACGACAACAACGGCCGGTGCCATGGTTCTCTACGGCGTCATAACCAGGCAGGCGGTCTTCATAGACGTTGCACTCGTCTACGCGGTTCTGAGCTACATCGCAACGCTCTACATAGCCCGCTATCTGGTAAGAAAGAGAGTGGGAGTAATCTACGAGACCGGGGGGGAGAGCCAGTGA
- the mnhG gene encoding monovalent cation/H(+) antiporter subunit G codes for MIEWIIGLFLAIGVFFNLLASVGILRFPDVYTRIHAATKCTTFGTIFIVLATVSYSIYNYYWVAKNPAWVTIGIHSALVLIFLVLTNPVGAHALGRAARKSGIRPYGAVIDELEGRL; via the coding sequence GTGATAGAATGGATCATAGGGCTGTTCCTGGCAATAGGAGTCTTCTTCAACCTCCTGGCAAGCGTCGGTATCCTCCGCTTCCCGGACGTGTACACGAGGATACACGCGGCGACGAAGTGTACGACCTTCGGGACGATATTCATAGTGCTCGCAACGGTGAGCTACTCGATATACAACTACTACTGGGTGGCCAAGAACCCGGCATGGGTGACCATAGGAATCCACTCGGCGCTGGTTCTCATATTCCTGGTGCTGACCAACCCGGTTGGAGCTCACGCCCTCGGTAGAGCGGCCAGAAAGTCGGGGATAAGGCCCTACGGGGCCGTTATAGACGAGCTGGAGGGAAGGCTATGA
- a CDS encoding hydrogenase subunit MbhD domain-containing protein has product MNFEELFWVIQVLAGLGLLVSAIAAIRFKNLISAVIAMAVFSLILSLEFYILQAPDVAIAEAGVGAGLTTAMYLLAIKNTTDEEVVE; this is encoded by the coding sequence ATGAACTTCGAGGAGCTCTTCTGGGTGATCCAGGTTCTGGCCGGGCTGGGGCTTCTGGTCTCGGCGATAGCGGCTATCAGGTTCAAGAACCTGATCTCGGCAGTCATCGCGATGGCCGTCTTCAGCCTGATACTGTCACTGGAGTTCTACATACTCCAAGCGCCAGACGTTGCCATCGCCGAAGCTGGTGTCGGGGCCGGCCTGACGACCGCGATGTACCTGCTGGCGATTAAGAACACCACCGACGAGGAGGTGGTAGAATGA
- the mbhE gene encoding hydrogen gas-evolving membrane-bound hydrogenase subunit E gives MRKALGLFAFIGFTLFLLVAAASLRPFGEPVHKDMDSYFIQHAQEEASANNVVTSIVFDYRGFDTLGEATVLFTAVAGVLMALRRREVTT, from the coding sequence ATGAGGAAGGCCCTCGGCCTCTTTGCGTTCATAGGCTTCACGCTGTTCCTCCTGGTAGCGGCGGCGAGCCTCAGGCCCTTCGGAGAGCCGGTTCACAAGGATATGGACTCCTATTTCATCCAGCATGCCCAGGAGGAAGCCTCGGCCAACAACGTGGTCACGAGCATAGTCTTCGACTACAGGGGGTTCGATACCCTCGGTGAGGCGACGGTTCTGTTCACGGCCGTTGCCGGTGTGTTGATGGCCCTCAGGCGGAGGGAGGTGACGACATGA
- a CDS encoding MnhB domain-containing protein produces MTTVIIKTTTKYLATLILTFGAYIILHGHLTPGGGFQGGAVFASGLALLIVANKYDDIRRTFSKVPLSTFESIGALGFLGTAALGFMGYTFFKNVIANSGFPLFGEPTPLGINPGYLNTGGTLPYMNIFVGTKVLAGLTSIILVFYLLLGVKKNE; encoded by the coding sequence ATGACCACCGTAATCATCAAGACCACCACGAAGTACCTGGCCACGCTCATACTCACCTTCGGAGCGTATATCATCCTCCACGGTCACCTCACCCCGGGAGGCGGCTTCCAGGGAGGGGCAGTCTTCGCCAGCGGCCTTGCGCTCCTCATCGTGGCCAACAAGTACGATGACATCAGGAGAACCTTCTCCAAGGTCCCGCTCAGTACCTTCGAGAGCATAGGTGCCCTCGGATTCCTGGGAACGGCGGCACTCGGATTCATGGGGTACACGTTCTTCAAGAACGTCATAGCAAACAGCGGGTTTCCGCTCTTCGGCGAGCCCACCCCGCTCGGAATAAACCCGGGGTACCTGAACACAGGTGGAACGCTGCCGTACATGAACATATTCGTCGGAACAAAGGTTCTGGCCGGATTAACGAGCATAATCCTGGTATTCTACCTCCTCCTGGGGGTGAAGAAGAATGAATAA
- a CDS encoding sodium:proton antiporter, which translates to MNNVILVNLPFIVVALLLAVGFYTIGFKRNLIKVVIGIEILEGAVNLFLIALGYVKGAYAPIYTMAPKEAANNMVLPTPQALTLTSIVIGVAVSALMLAFAVNIYRHYGTLDVTKVRRLKG; encoded by the coding sequence ATGAATAACGTGATTTTGGTCAACCTCCCCTTCATAGTCGTGGCGCTCCTGCTGGCGGTGGGGTTCTACACTATAGGCTTCAAGAGGAACCTCATCAAGGTCGTCATAGGCATTGAGATCCTTGAGGGAGCCGTCAACCTGTTCCTGATAGCCCTCGGCTACGTCAAAGGCGCCTACGCCCCGATATACACCATGGCGCCGAAGGAGGCAGCCAACAACATGGTTCTGCCAACGCCTCAAGCATTAACCCTGACGAGCATCGTCATAGGCGTCGCCGTATCGGCCCTCATGCTCGCCTTCGCGGTTAACATCTACCGCCACTACGGAACCCTTGACGTTACAAAGGTCAGGAGGCTGAAAGGATGA
- a CDS encoding proton-conducting transporter membrane subunit gives MIEHLPALMIAVPLFGAFVAPLLKKKGSAPAVWAIIITGATLGMALLLVRQVLAQGMMVYVFGADKPTLVLPSGYRVPVRIIFEVDAIGAFMALSATLMSFVGALYSYSHVRNETGLEKYYALLLLLEVGILGMVLTGDLFNLFVFLEIAGIAGSALVGFRNYRGEASEAGIKYLIVSAVASLMVLFSIGLLYGQYGNLNIAYLSTQISFNTVDMIALGILFASFAMKCGSVPTHHWVPDAYTEVPSGINPTLLVATYASLYALFRVSFSLFGNITVSMSSLGWIMSILGVLTMFIGVTMALVQKDVKRLMSYHAISQTGYMLLGVGVGLAVLNDPAKLAAFGRDAMAGGIFHIINHIIYKSLLLMTAGALFYVTGTRNLNEMGGLARKMPYTTVAFIVGAAAISGIPPFNGFASKFLIYETSYQLSPIFAVFAMVTSVLTLASFVKVFASAFLGPPVKKYEDVKEVPRSMVVAMLILAALCILFGLFPNVVLDKLVYPAVDALLKLSSYQTWGGLP, from the coding sequence ATGATCGAGCACCTACCGGCACTCATGATAGCCGTGCCCCTCTTCGGGGCGTTTGTAGCGCCTCTGCTGAAGAAGAAGGGCAGTGCTCCGGCCGTCTGGGCGATAATCATCACCGGCGCAACCCTGGGAATGGCGCTCCTTCTCGTTAGACAGGTGCTCGCTCAGGGCATGATGGTGTACGTCTTCGGAGCGGACAAACCGACCCTCGTCCTGCCCTCAGGGTACAGGGTTCCGGTGAGGATAATCTTCGAGGTCGACGCGATAGGGGCCTTCATGGCACTCTCGGCAACGCTCATGAGCTTCGTCGGAGCCCTCTATTCGTACAGCCACGTCAGAAACGAGACGGGCCTTGAGAAGTACTACGCGCTGCTCCTCCTGCTGGAGGTCGGAATCCTCGGCATGGTTCTCACGGGAGACCTGTTCAACCTCTTCGTGTTCCTGGAGATAGCGGGAATAGCTGGCTCGGCACTGGTGGGCTTCAGAAACTACAGGGGAGAGGCAAGCGAGGCTGGAATCAAGTACCTCATAGTCAGCGCGGTCGCCTCGCTGATGGTGCTGTTCTCCATAGGCCTGCTCTACGGCCAGTACGGAAACCTCAACATAGCCTACCTGAGCACCCAGATAAGCTTCAACACCGTTGACATGATAGCCCTTGGAATACTCTTCGCGTCCTTCGCGATGAAGTGCGGTTCGGTGCCGACCCACCACTGGGTTCCCGATGCGTACACAGAAGTTCCCTCGGGAATCAACCCAACCCTGCTGGTGGCGACCTACGCGAGCCTCTACGCCCTCTTCAGGGTCAGCTTCAGCCTCTTCGGGAACATCACGGTGAGCATGAGCAGTCTCGGGTGGATAATGAGCATCCTCGGAGTACTCACGATGTTCATAGGCGTCACCATGGCACTCGTGCAGAAGGACGTCAAGAGGCTCATGAGCTACCACGCGATTTCTCAGACCGGCTACATGCTCCTCGGAGTCGGCGTTGGCCTGGCAGTCCTCAACGACCCGGCCAAGCTTGCAGCCTTCGGAAGGGACGCCATGGCCGGAGGTATATTCCACATAATCAACCACATCATCTACAAGAGCCTCCTGCTGATGACCGCCGGAGCGCTCTTCTACGTGACCGGGACGAGGAACCTCAACGAGATGGGTGGCCTCGCCAGGAAGATGCCCTACACCACGGTGGCCTTCATCGTTGGAGCCGCGGCAATATCCGGAATACCACCCTTCAACGGCTTCGCGAGCAAGTTCCTCATCTACGAAACATCCTACCAGCTCAGCCCGATATTCGCGGTATTCGCAATGGTCACGAGCGTCCTGACCCTAGCGTCGTTCGTCAAGGTCTTTGCCTCGGCCTTCCTCGGACCGCCGGTCAAGAAGTACGAGGACGTGAAGGAGGTTCCGAGAAGCATGGTGGTGGCAATGCTAATCCTCGCGGCGCTGTGTATCCTCTTCGGTCTGTTCCCGAACGTGGTGCTGGACAAGCTGGTGTACCCGGCAGTTGACGCGCTGCTGAAGCTGAGCAGCTACCAGACGTGGGGTGGTCTACCATGA
- a CDS encoding hydrogenase: MTWIESLTLKSPSGFWNPIVWLAFLVIFAIIGYLIYSRGNRSYKPNTEQVKPFISGNAVEDVEDIRVRAGDIYWGFIEALKGYYSVLMRMHTGDLRDYILWYLGLGAIILFVLVGGV; encoded by the coding sequence ATGACCTGGATTGAGAGCCTTACACTGAAGTCGCCGTCGGGCTTCTGGAACCCGATAGTCTGGCTGGCGTTCCTGGTTATCTTCGCCATCATCGGTTACCTCATCTATTCGAGGGGTAACAGGAGCTACAAGCCCAACACGGAGCAGGTGAAGCCGTTCATAAGCGGCAACGCCGTGGAGGACGTGGAGGATATCAGGGTAAGGGCCGGGGACATATACTGGGGCTTCATCGAAGCACTCAAGGGCTACTACAGCGTCCTCATGAGAATGCACACCGGAGACCTCAGGGACTACATACTCTGGTACCTCGGGCTCGGTGCTATAATACTCTTCGTCCTCGTGGGGGGTGTGTGA